Proteins from a genomic interval of Quercus robur chromosome 9, dhQueRobu3.1, whole genome shotgun sequence:
- the LOC126699638 gene encoding protein LPA2: MALHLHSATSFTKQPYHRHHHLPHTPHLHCPTRLKLIVKSQNPSETQKPNTNLNETTSEPTPPKKTSSPGLGFGSSSSSSPSSKPNLSASATSNKKQKSKKERASIIRRSPVEKPAAFVDQEDKAKAKENSRNESAFLLTWLGLGAIILVEGIALAASGFLPEEWDKFFVKYLYPSFTPTVFLFVAGTVAYGVLKYLQNENLGDQK; this comes from the exons ATGGCGCTACATCTCCACTCTGCAACTTCCTTCACAAAACAACCttatcatcgtcatcatcatcttcctcaCACGCCTCACCTCCACTGCCCCACAAGACTCAAACTCATTGTCAAGTCTCAAAACCCCtcagaaacccaaaaacccaacaCCAACCTGAATGAGACAACCTCTGAACCAACCCCACCAAAGAAAACCAGCTCACCTGGTCTGGGGTTTggttcttcttcatcatcatcaccttCTAGTAAACCAAATTTGAGTGCTAGTGCCACTAGCAACAAGAAGCAGAAGagtaaaaaagagagagcatcGATAATTAGGCGGTCACCGGTTGAGAAACCAGCTGCTTTTGTGGACCAAGAAGATAAGGCTAAGGCTAAGGAGAACAGTAGGAATGAGAGTGCTTTTCTTCTTACTTGGTTGGGTCTTGGTGCGATCATTCTTGTCGAGGGCATTGCTCTCGCTGCTTCAG GGTTCCTGCCAGAAGAGTGGGATAAATTCTTTGTGAAGTATTTGTATCCATCCTTCACTCCAACAGTCTTCTTGTTTGTTGCTGGAACAGTAGCTTATGGAGTGCTCAAGTACCTGCAGAATGAGAATCTTGGAGATCAGAAATGA
- the LOC126699280 gene encoding uncharacterized protein LOC126699280, whose translation MPLLSLTTTIFPHFPSLSFLPNTRLLPSSTPRLARLSLRAKITETDKREPRNGVASSSSSILWFKHDLRVDDHPGLIAAASNSQSLLPLYVFDHRILSRFSDEMQEMVLFAVEDLRKSLKELGLDLMIRFGSAENVIQELVKEVKATNVYAEEEVEYDVRVIMDVVRETLETVYSEERSARLVLWQTPFYDIKTLKDLPASHDDFQKLQFSITSPAPPPTLPSAKLELDWGPLPTFDVLKEFMNKNGCNPQKGWNLIKEMSAESILQKKLRKPDKSNGNDLRVSRTPRKQVDKSAFVTQKGNIVGGGTNTVLNALAAYLRYLEGTARDDWQEVHEQVRNAETRDGASFTALFGPALCLGIISKRRVHYEAITYEKDRNAGFLSPFGYSAVTIGAAADAVCSMEWYWLMCLKSLASYDGRYSIQIWRWKGHLIQYTVFGHEGPAILLVHGFGAFLEHYRDNIYGIAEGGNRVWALTILGFGKSEKPNTVYTEVMWAELLRDFIVEVVGEPVHLVGNSIGGYIVAIAACLWHALVKSVVLINSAGNVIPGYSFVPFTKERQTSGASWLGARLLLFFLRLRLKDIMKSYYPTKPERVDDWLVNEMLRASYDPGVPVVLESIFSFNLSIPLNFLLEGIEEKVLIIQGMKDPISDSKSKLAMLKEHCAGVAIKELDAGHCPHDELPEDVNSMICEWVASVQSKLPAESLSQI comes from the exons aTGCCGCTTCTCAGTCTCACCACCACCATTTTCCCGCACTTTCCCTCACTTTCCTTCCTCCCAAACACTCGCCTCCTTCCCTCTTCAACTCCACGACTCGCTCGCCTCTCTCTCCGTGCCAAAATCACAGAGACTGACAAAAGAGAACCGAGAAATGGTGTTGCTTCGTCCTCCTCGTCGATCCTGTGGTTCAAGCACGACCTCCGCGTCGAcgatcatccaggcctcatcgCCGCCGCCTCCAATTCTCAatctctcctccctctctacgTCTTCGATCACCGCATTCTCTCCC GTTTTTCTGATGAAATGCAAGAAATGGTTCTCTTTGCAGTGGAGGATCTGAGAAAGTCACTGAAGGAACTGGGTTTGGATCTGATGATCAGGTTTGGCAGTGCAGAAAATGTCATTCAAGAACTTGTGAAAGAG GTGAAAGCTACGAATGTATATGCTGAAGAAGAAGTAGAGTATGATGTTCGCGTGATTATGGATGTAGTGAGGGAGACCTTGGAAACAGTGTATTCTGAGGAGAGGAGCGCAAGACTTGTGCTATGGCAGACTCCATTCTATGATATAAAG accTTGAAGGACCTTCCTGCATCACATGATGACTTTCAgaaacttcaattctctataaCTTCACCGGCTCCACCCCCAACATTACCTAGTGCAAAATTGGAACTGGATTGGG GTCCTCTACCCACTTTTGATGTTTTGAAGGAATTTATGAATAAAAATGGATGCAATCCACAAAAAGGATGGAATTTAATCAAGGAGATGTCAGCTGAAAGTATATTGCAGAAGAAATTACGGAAGCCTGATAAAAGCAACGGAAATGATTTAAGGGTAAGCCGCACCCCAAGAAAACAAGTAGATAAATCTGCTTTTGTCACACAAAAAGGAAATATTGTAGGAGGTGGGACAAACACCGTTTTAAATGCCTTGGCTGCTTACTTAAGATATTTGGAGGGAACTGCTCGAGATGACTGGCAGGA GGTACATGAACAGGTCCGCAATGCTGAAACTCGGGATGGGGCATCATTTACAGCACTCTTTGGCCCTGCCCTTTGTCTTGGCATCATATCCAAAAGAAGAGTGCATTATGAAGCTATCACGTATGAGAAAGATCGAAATGCTGGATTTCTATCTCCTTTTGGATATTCGGCAGTCACTATTGGTGCAGCAGCTGATGCTGTCTGCTCAATGGAG TGGTATTGGCTCATGTGTCTAAAAAGTCTTGCAAGTTACGATGGAAGATATTCAATTCAAATTTGGAGATGGAAGGGCCATCTAATTCAG TATACTGTTTTCGGTCATGAAGGTCCTGCCATTCTTCTTGTGCATGGTTTTGGTGCATTTTTGGAACATTACCGTGATAATATATATGGTATCGCTGAAGGTGGAAACAGAGTTTGGGCCCTTACAATTTTGGGATTTGGCAAATCAGAAAAGCCAAATACTGTGTACACTGAAGTCATGTGGGCTGAATTGCTCAGAGATTTTATTGTTGAAGTTGTTGGTGAACCAGTGCATCTTGTTGGTAACTCAATTGGTG GTTATATCGTTGCTATTGCTGCTTGTTTATGGCATGCTTTGGTAAAATCCGTTGTCCTTATCAATAGTGCTGGCAATGTTATTCCAGGATACTCTTTTGTGCCATTCACCAAA GAGAGACAAACTTCAGGGGCTTCATGGTTGGGTGCTCGACTACTTTTGTTCTTCTTGAGGTTGAGACTTAAGGACATAATGAAGAGTTACTATCCAACT AAACCAGAACGAGTTGATGATTGGCTAGTTAATGAAATGCTAAGAGCA TCATATGATCCTGGTGTGCCAGTGGTTTTGGAAAGTATATTCAGCTTTAATCTCTCAATTCCTTTAAATTTCCTCTTGGAAGGAATTGAGGAGAAGGTTTTAATTATACAG GGGATGAAAGATCCAATCTCTGACTCAAAGTCTAAACTGGCTATGCTTAAAGAGCATTGTGCAGGAGTCGCAATCAAGGAATTGGATGCGG GCCATTGCCCTCATGATGAGCTGCCAGAAGATGTGAATTCTATGATCTGTGAATGGGTAGCATCAGTCCAAAGTAAACTTCCTGCTGAGAGCCTTTCACA